GGTTATTCAATTGACATGTTTCTAAAAAGGGTTCCGAGACTTATAAATGAGCCTTATACAAAAGAAATGGGCATAAAAATTGCAAAAAAAGTAACTGAAAAAGGAGTTGTAAGACTTGTTAAGATTGCCGCTGGTGCAAATATCTAAATGAAGTTTAGTAAATTTTTAATATTAAAAATCTTTTTTCTTTTAATAAGTTATCCATTACTTTTTAATCTTCCAAAAGCTAATGCTGCTGAAGAAATTAAAATCACATACAGCATATTTTCAAGAACAATTAAAGTAAATTCTCTAAAAAGTTTTGCTAAAGAAGGTAAATCAACAAGTAAATTAAAGAAAATTTTAAGAGCAACCGGGGCTCCCGATAAAGAAATTAGAGATGTTTTAAATAAAGATTTTGAGGTTCCTATTACGATTGCAAGCAAATTAGTATATTCAGAAATAGGAAATGTTTTTTTAACTAGACTTTCATCGATTATTCACCCCCCAAGAGCAAATGATGAAAGAACAGGTATGCTGGCGCTTAGAGCAAGCGTAATTCAAGGAATTAACATAGGAAATGGGAAAATAAATCTGATAAATTTTTTTGAAGGATATCCAACTAAAACTGTAATTTTAGATGTCAGTGCTTTGAGCAAAGTTATGAATAAAGTAGAATCAATTTCAGAATTATTAACCTTTTTCACCAATTCTCCTTTAGAAAAAATCAAAACAAATTAAACAGCCATGGAGTTATTAAATAAAATTAAAAATAAACTACGTACTAATTACAGAAAAAAAAGGTGGCCTGGTTTAATAGAGGCTTATAAACAATATCTCCCAGTCACAAAGCAAACTCCTATTATTTCTCTCAATGAAGGAAACACACCACTTATTTTCAGCGAGTCAATTAGCAACTTAATTGGAAATGGAGCAAAAGTTTTCTTAAAATATGATGGCCTTAATCCAACAGGATCTTTTAAAGATCGTGGTATGACTATGGCAATTAGCAAGGCAAAAGAAGAAGGTCGTGAGGCTGTAATTTGTGCAAGTACTGGAAACACTTCTGCAGCTGCAGCTGCATATGCTTCTAGAGGAGGGTTAAAACCTTATGTTCTAATCCCAGAAGGATTTGTTGCACAAGGAAAGCTTGCACAAGCATTAATGTATGGAGCTGAGATAATATCTATTAATGGAAACTTTGATAAGGCT
This region of Prochlorococcus sp. MIT 0604 genomic DNA includes:
- a CDS encoding alpha/beta hydrolase, which gives rise to MKFSKFLILKIFFLLISYPLLFNLPKANAAEEIKITYSIFSRTIKVNSLKSFAKEGKSTSKLKKILRATGAPDKEIRDVLNKDFEVPITIASKLVYSEIGNVFLTRLSSIIHPPRANDERTGMLALRASVIQGINIGNGKINLINFFEGYPTKTVILDVSALSKVMNKVESISELLTFFTNSPLEKIKTN